One window of Acidobacteriota bacterium genomic DNA carries:
- a CDS encoding PilZ domain-containing protein has product MSAAVVIGSADLLPALVSRAGLDDETLTFSDSEPLEALQAINEHQPRLVVLERLFAATSRGAALINRLKSDPSLAETEIRVLSHAGDYSRVIARPAAVGVGAATGAAKTAKPPEPGPVAPAAPGPPAAVDAAGRPLDWHGTRRSPRFRARPGLEIQLDGDPVSVIDMSVIGAQVLSPGMVRPGQRVRVTITREGGNPPIRFRGVIAWARFELPRRAGDPGPHYRVGIEFIDADKTLLERFCQDNKAVER; this is encoded by the coding sequence ATGTCCGCTGCGGTAGTCATCGGCTCCGCGGACCTGCTGCCGGCGCTCGTGTCACGAGCGGGTCTGGACGACGAGACGCTAACGTTTTCAGACTCCGAGCCCCTCGAAGCGCTGCAGGCGATCAACGAGCACCAGCCCCGTCTCGTGGTCCTCGAGCGCCTCTTTGCCGCCACCTCGCGCGGCGCGGCCCTGATCAATCGGCTCAAGAGCGATCCCTCGCTGGCGGAAACCGAGATCCGAGTCCTGTCGCACGCCGGCGACTACTCCCGCGTCATCGCCCGTCCGGCGGCGGTGGGCGTCGGCGCCGCGACCGGCGCCGCCAAGACCGCGAAGCCGCCCGAGCCGGGTCCCGTCGCGCCCGCAGCGCCGGGACCGCCGGCCGCCGTTGATGCCGCGGGCCGCCCGCTCGACTGGCACGGCACGCGGCGGTCGCCTCGCTTCCGCGCCCGCCCCGGCCTCGAAATCCAGCTGGATGGCGACCCGGTCTCGGTGATCGACATGTCGGTGATTGGCGCGCAGGTGCTCTCGCCCGGCATGGTCCGCCCCGGCCAACGCGTGCGCGTGACGATCACGCGCGAGGGGGGCAACCCGCCAATCCGCTTTCGCGGCGTCATTGCGTGGGCCAGGTTCGAACTGCCGCGCCGCGCGGGAGATCCCGGCCCGCACTACCGCGTCGGCATCGAGTTCATCGACGCGGACAAGACCCTGCTCGAGCGCTTCTGCCAGGACAACAAGGCCGTCGAACGCTAG
- a CDS encoding adenylosuccinate synthase: MNIVVLGAQWGDEGKGKIVDLLAPRFSIVARYQGGHNAGHTVYVRGSKFILRLIPSGILHDGLTCVIGNGVVIDPQALLAEVAELEKNGIRVGDRLVISDRAHLILPYHRELDLLSEARRGERKIGTTSRGIGPAYEDKVARRGVRVGDLRDLGALGEAIRHNVDARNRLVEGKPMDAAAVVADLRAQWEKMRGWVADVSLYLAQARAAGRRVLFEGAQGTLLDIDHGTYPYVTSSNATAGGVCTGLGVGPRTIQGVLGVAKAYTTRVGEGPLVSELHGEAGERLRQKGGEFGAVTGRPRRCGWFDAVAVRYAARINGLDALAITKMDVLDGMDEIPICTAYRHRGRIVQEFPGDIAQLSACEPVYETMPGWSQPTRGVRSFDALPAEARNYLARLEEVSGIPAAIVSTGSEREDTIIRGDSIAGRWFA; this comes from the coding sequence ATGAACATTGTCGTACTGGGCGCGCAGTGGGGAGACGAAGGCAAGGGGAAGATCGTCGACCTGCTGGCGCCGCGCTTTTCGATCGTCGCGCGCTACCAGGGTGGGCACAACGCGGGCCACACCGTCTACGTGCGGGGCAGCAAGTTCATCCTGCGCCTGATTCCATCGGGGATTCTGCACGACGGGCTGACCTGCGTCATCGGCAATGGCGTCGTCATCGATCCGCAGGCGCTGCTCGCCGAGGTGGCGGAGCTCGAGAAGAACGGCATCAGGGTCGGCGACCGCCTGGTCATCAGCGACCGCGCGCACCTGATCCTGCCGTACCACCGCGAGCTCGACCTGCTGTCGGAAGCCCGTCGCGGCGAACGGAAAATCGGCACGACATCGCGCGGCATCGGTCCGGCCTACGAAGACAAGGTGGCGCGCCGCGGTGTGCGCGTCGGCGATCTGCGCGACCTCGGCGCGCTCGGCGAGGCGATTCGACACAACGTGGACGCGCGCAACCGCCTCGTCGAGGGCAAGCCGATGGACGCCGCGGCGGTCGTCGCCGACCTCCGGGCGCAGTGGGAGAAGATGCGCGGCTGGGTGGCGGACGTCTCGCTGTACCTCGCGCAGGCGCGCGCGGCCGGCCGGCGCGTGCTCTTCGAGGGGGCGCAGGGCACGCTCCTCGACATCGATCACGGTACGTATCCGTACGTGACCTCGTCGAACGCCACGGCGGGCGGCGTGTGCACGGGGCTCGGCGTCGGTCCACGCACCATCCAGGGCGTCCTCGGCGTCGCCAAGGCGTACACGACGCGGGTCGGCGAAGGACCGCTCGTCAGCGAGCTGCACGGCGAAGCGGGGGAACGGCTCCGCCAGAAGGGCGGAGAGTTCGGCGCGGTCACCGGCCGGCCCCGGCGCTGCGGCTGGTTCGACGCCGTTGCGGTGCGGTACGCCGCGCGCATCAACGGGCTCGATGCGCTCGCCATCACGAAGATGGACGTGCTCGACGGCATGGACGAGATCCCGATCTGCACGGCGTATCGCCATCGCGGCCGGATCGTCCAGGAGTTCCCGGGCGACATCGCGCAGCTGTCCGCGTGCGAGCCCGTGTACGAGACGATGCCGGGATGGTCGCAGCCGACGCGGGGCGTTCGCAGCTTCGACGCGCTCCCGGCCGAGGCGCGGAATTACCTCGCGCGGCTGGAGGAAGTCTCGGGGATTCCCGCGGCCATCGTGTCCACGGGCTCGGAGCGGGAGGACACGATCATCCGCGGCGATTCGATTGCCGGCCGCTGGTTCGCCTAG
- the hutU gene encoding urocanate hydratase → MRTLARHVTAPRGTSISCQGWPQEAALRMLMNNLDPDVAERPDDLIVYGGSGRAARSWECFDAIVASLRSLGADETLLVQSGKPVAVFRTHPWAPRVLIANALLVPAWATWENFRDLEDRGLTMYGQMTAGSWIYIGTQGILQGTYETLASAARRNFDGTLAGRLVVTAGLGGMGGAQPLAVTMNGGVALVVEVDPGRIARRLATRYVDEQTASLDEALAKAAEWTKNRVPRSIALLANAADVLPELARRGVVPDVLTDQTSAHDPLNGYVPNGMTLDQAETLRGVRPDEYLKRSYAAMGAHVRAMLDLQRRGAITFDYGNNIRAQAQKAGVERAFEIPGFVPEYIRPLFCEGKGPFRWAALSGDPEDIRATDRAALEMFADDEPLCRWIRMAGERVAFQGLPARIFWLGYGERARFGLKINDMVRRGQLKAPIVIGRDHLDTGSVASPNRETEGMRDGSDAIADWPVLNALLNTSSGATWVSVHHGGGVGIGYSLHAGMVVVADGTQEAAEKLERVLTCDPGSGIARHADAGYPEAIATARERGVRIPMLKSTVENER, encoded by the coding sequence ATGCGCACACTCGCCCGCCACGTTACGGCTCCCCGCGGCACGTCGATCAGCTGTCAGGGCTGGCCGCAGGAAGCCGCGCTGCGCATGCTCATGAACAACCTCGACCCGGACGTGGCCGAGCGGCCCGACGATCTGATCGTGTACGGCGGATCGGGCCGCGCCGCGCGGAGCTGGGAGTGCTTCGACGCGATCGTCGCCTCGCTCCGCTCCCTCGGCGCCGACGAAACACTGCTCGTGCAGTCCGGCAAGCCCGTTGCCGTGTTTCGCACGCATCCCTGGGCGCCGCGCGTCCTCATCGCCAACGCCCTCCTGGTCCCGGCGTGGGCGACCTGGGAGAACTTCCGCGACCTCGAAGACCGCGGTCTGACGATGTACGGACAGATGACCGCGGGCAGCTGGATCTACATCGGGACGCAGGGCATCCTCCAGGGGACCTACGAGACGCTCGCGTCGGCGGCGCGCAGGAACTTCGACGGCACGCTCGCGGGGCGGCTCGTCGTCACGGCTGGTCTGGGTGGCATGGGCGGGGCGCAGCCGCTGGCCGTCACGATGAATGGCGGTGTGGCCCTGGTGGTGGAGGTCGATCCCGGACGGATCGCGCGACGCCTGGCGACGCGATACGTGGACGAACAGACCGCGTCGCTCGACGAAGCCCTGGCGAAAGCCGCGGAGTGGACGAAGAACCGCGTTCCGCGCTCGATCGCGCTGCTGGCCAACGCCGCCGACGTGCTGCCGGAGCTCGCGCGCCGCGGCGTGGTGCCGGATGTCCTCACCGATCAGACGTCGGCGCACGACCCGCTCAACGGCTACGTGCCGAACGGCATGACGCTGGACCAGGCGGAGACGCTCCGGGGCGTTCGGCCCGACGAATATCTGAAACGATCGTACGCGGCCATGGGCGCGCACGTGCGCGCCATGCTCGATCTTCAGCGGCGCGGCGCCATCACGTTCGACTACGGCAACAACATCCGGGCGCAGGCGCAGAAGGCGGGCGTCGAGCGCGCGTTCGAGATTCCCGGCTTCGTCCCCGAATACATCCGGCCGCTGTTCTGCGAGGGCAAGGGGCCGTTCCGCTGGGCCGCCCTCTCGGGCGATCCGGAGGACATCCGCGCCACCGATCGCGCGGCGCTGGAGATGTTTGCCGATGACGAGCCGCTCTGCCGGTGGATCCGCATGGCGGGCGAGCGGGTCGCGTTCCAGGGATTGCCGGCCCGCATTTTCTGGCTCGGCTACGGCGAGCGCGCGCGGTTCGGGCTGAAGATCAATGACATGGTCCGCCGCGGCCAGCTGAAGGCGCCGATCGTCATCGGCCGCGATCACCTGGACACCGGGTCGGTCGCCTCGCCGAACCGCGAGACGGAAGGAATGCGGGACGGCAGCGACGCGATCGCGGATTGGCCCGTGCTGAACGCGCTCCTGAACACATCCTCGGGCGCGACCTGGGTGTCGGTTCATCACGGTGGCGGGGTCGGAATCGGCTACTCGCTTCACGCGGGCATGGTGGTGGTCGCCGACGGCACGCAGGAGGCCGCCGAGAAGCTCGAGCGTGTGCTCACCTGCGACCCCGGCAGTGGCATCGCGCGGCACGCCGACGCGGGGTATCCTGAGGCCATCGCCACGGCGCGCGAGCGCGGCGTACGAATCCCCATGTTGAAGAGCACGGTCGAGAACGAGCGATGA
- a CDS encoding DUF2029 domain-containing protein — MSQLGKLAGVTALVLASAVLFATVAQRKMRDFEVYWAAGARAAVAEPLYRATDGHYRFKYLPAFAVAVSPLSRVTLPAAKAIWIALSVFCLAALVWVSVSIVPESSLSRRALAALTVAAMAKFYAHELVLGQANLLFGALCVAALGALLRGRDAAGGAAFGAAILVKPYAVAFVPYLLAVRRWRAAAAAALAGVAVAALPVVVYGVSGTIALTRAWWQTASETSVPLLTNADSISVFAMYAKWIGWGTAAATLSAATIGVLAAACVVALARRGGVRSPEVLEVGMALTLIPLVTPQGWDYALLLSTPLVALLIAQAARLPRGERAVFIVALLAVALSLYDVMGRAAYARFMSLAIITVCYLAILAVAVRVRLRRAA; from the coding sequence ATGTCTCAGCTCGGCAAATTGGCGGGCGTCACCGCCCTGGTGCTGGCGTCCGCTGTTCTGTTCGCGACGGTCGCGCAGCGAAAAATGCGCGATTTCGAGGTGTATTGGGCGGCTGGCGCTCGGGCGGCGGTGGCCGAGCCGCTCTACCGCGCAACCGATGGGCACTACCGGTTCAAGTACCTGCCCGCGTTTGCCGTGGCGGTGTCACCGCTGTCGCGCGTGACCCTGCCGGCGGCCAAGGCGATCTGGATTGCGCTGTCGGTGTTCTGCCTTGCGGCGCTGGTCTGGGTCTCGGTGAGCATCGTGCCGGAGTCGTCGCTGAGCCGCCGGGCGCTGGCGGCGCTCACCGTGGCCGCCATGGCGAAGTTCTACGCCCACGAACTGGTGCTCGGCCAGGCCAACCTGCTGTTCGGCGCGTTGTGCGTCGCGGCGCTTGGCGCGCTGTTGAGGGGGCGCGACGCCGCGGGAGGAGCGGCCTTCGGCGCGGCGATACTCGTCAAGCCGTACGCGGTGGCGTTCGTGCCGTACCTGCTTGCCGTGCGCCGCTGGCGCGCCGCGGCCGCGGCGGCGCTGGCGGGCGTGGCCGTGGCCGCCTTGCCCGTGGTGGTCTACGGCGTCAGCGGCACGATCGCGCTCACGCGCGCGTGGTGGCAGACGGCGTCGGAGACGAGCGTGCCGCTGTTGACCAACGCCGACAGCATCTCCGTCTTTGCGATGTACGCGAAGTGGATCGGATGGGGCACTGCCGCCGCCACGCTCTCTGCCGCGACGATTGGCGTCCTGGCGGCCGCCTGTGTGGTGGCGCTCGCACGGCGCGGCGGGGTCCGCTCGCCGGAGGTTCTCGAGGTGGGGATGGCGCTGACGCTGATTCCGCTCGTCACGCCGCAGGGTTGGGACTACGCCCTGCTGCTGTCGACGCCGCTCGTCGCGCTGCTCATCGCGCAGGCGGCGCGCCTGCCGCGCGGCGAGCGCGCCGTCTTCATCGTGGCGCTGTTGGCCGTGGCGTTGAGCCTGTACGACGTGATGGGGCGGGCCGCGTACGCGCGGTTCATGTCGCTCGCCATCATCACGGTGTGTTACCTCGCGATCCTCGCCGTCGCGGTCAGGGTCAGGCTCCGCCGCGCCGCCTAG
- a CDS encoding penicillin acylase family protein: MRRWSIRVALLLLLTTVAVAAAIAWRLWQSLPETSGTLHVGGLHQPVEIVRDPEGVPHIRARSEADALFALGYVHAQDRLWQMDFQRRLAAGRLAEILGAAAVDTDRLMRTIGFARAARTAVAAMAPETRALVDRYIAGVNAYLEGHGGRKLPVEFAIFRFSPEPWRAEDVLAWQKVMGWSMSTNWREEMLRVRLSARVGPDGASDLLPAYAAGGPLVLPEFQPAAPTDPYAVSSKEETAALARAALNFFEKVASDPIPPGGSNNWVVSGSRTATGKPLLANDPHLGTQAPAVWYVAHLTGGPLDVIGATLPGAPAVVIGHNKRIAWGVTNMMSDVQDLFAERINERDEALVDGRWEPMRILHEAIAVRDAPPVALRVRLTRHGPLVSDLFDERAALALRWTGHDPSDRTAEAFLRVNRAESWDGFAAAFEGYHLPMLNFVYADVDGNIAYLGPGALPVRAGDGRAPVDGSSTGNDWRGYVPLPELPRTLNPARGFIASANNQVVSPSYPHPVSTSWDAPYRAARITEVLASMPRATLDDMKLLQTDQRSAQPIAILPFLLQAAPRSDAARDAIARLARWNRSLAADSAPAALFKAYYARAARRIVSDELGQPLWNDYRPFTGSVAKAFDGIARDPLTRWCDDVNTAPRETCPDILGGALEEALADLRLAQRSGDPDAWRWDRQNEVWFPHLPLQASPVLRPFFSRRVRRGGDAFTVNPSMPVRDQMLVSSYRQIVDLSNLDASVFILPLGQSGQIFSGRYSDLLNDWNEGRYRPLRFSRAAVDAAAERRLVLEPH, encoded by the coding sequence GTGCGTCGCTGGTCGATCCGGGTTGCCCTCCTGCTCTTGCTGACCACCGTCGCTGTCGCAGCCGCCATCGCCTGGCGGCTGTGGCAGTCCTTGCCGGAAACCTCCGGGACCCTCCATGTCGGCGGGCTCCATCAGCCCGTGGAAATCGTCAGAGATCCGGAAGGCGTGCCTCACATCCGCGCCCGCAGCGAAGCGGACGCCCTGTTCGCGCTCGGATACGTCCACGCGCAGGACCGACTCTGGCAGATGGATTTCCAGCGCCGGCTCGCGGCAGGACGGCTCGCCGAGATCCTTGGCGCGGCCGCCGTCGATACCGACCGGCTGATGCGGACGATTGGGTTCGCACGCGCCGCGCGCACCGCGGTGGCGGCGATGGCGCCGGAGACGCGGGCCCTCGTGGACCGCTACATCGCCGGCGTCAACGCGTATCTCGAAGGCCACGGCGGCCGGAAGCTTCCCGTCGAGTTCGCGATCTTCCGCTTCTCACCGGAACCGTGGAGAGCCGAGGACGTTCTCGCGTGGCAGAAGGTGATGGGCTGGTCGATGAGCACCAACTGGCGGGAGGAGATGCTCCGCGTGCGCCTCTCGGCCAGGGTCGGCCCCGACGGGGCCTCCGACCTGCTGCCCGCCTATGCCGCGGGCGGCCCACTGGTGCTGCCGGAGTTCCAGCCGGCAGCGCCCACCGACCCGTATGCCGTTTCCTCGAAAGAAGAAACGGCGGCGCTCGCGAGGGCGGCGCTGAACTTTTTCGAGAAGGTCGCATCCGATCCGATTCCGCCCGGCGGTTCGAACAACTGGGTCGTCAGCGGTTCGCGCACCGCGACCGGCAAGCCGCTGCTGGCCAACGATCCCCACCTGGGCACCCAGGCCCCAGCCGTCTGGTACGTCGCGCACCTCACCGGCGGGCCGCTCGACGTGATCGGCGCGACGTTACCCGGCGCTCCGGCGGTCGTCATCGGCCACAACAAGCGGATCGCGTGGGGCGTCACGAACATGATGTCCGACGTCCAGGACCTGTTTGCCGAGCGGATCAATGAGCGCGACGAGGCGCTCGTGGACGGCCGATGGGAGCCGATGCGGATCCTGCACGAGGCGATCGCCGTTCGCGACGCGCCACCGGTCGCGCTGCGCGTCCGCCTCACGCGCCACGGGCCGCTGGTGTCGGACCTGTTCGACGAACGCGCGGCGCTCGCCCTGAGGTGGACCGGTCACGATCCGTCGGATCGCACCGCGGAAGCCTTCCTCCGCGTCAATCGCGCCGAGTCATGGGACGGGTTCGCGGCCGCCTTCGAGGGCTATCACCTGCCGATGTTGAACTTCGTGTACGCGGACGTGGACGGCAACATCGCGTACCTCGGTCCTGGCGCGCTGCCCGTGCGCGCCGGTGACGGCCGGGCGCCGGTGGACGGCTCCTCCACGGGCAACGACTGGCGCGGGTACGTGCCGCTGCCGGAGCTGCCGCGCACGCTCAATCCCGCGCGCGGCTTCATCGCGAGCGCGAACAACCAGGTTGTCTCTCCCAGCTACCCGCACCCCGTCAGCACGTCGTGGGACGCTCCCTACCGCGCGGCGCGGATTACCGAGGTGCTGGCGTCGATGCCGCGCGCCACGCTCGACGACATGAAACTGCTGCAGACCGATCAGCGGTCCGCGCAACCGATCGCGATTTTGCCGTTCCTCCTGCAGGCCGCTCCCCGCTCGGACGCAGCGCGGGACGCGATCGCGCGCCTCGCGAGATGGAACCGATCGCTCGCCGCCGACAGCGCGCCGGCCGCCCTGTTCAAGGCATACTACGCGCGCGCGGCGCGGCGCATCGTGAGTGACGAGTTGGGCCAGCCGCTCTGGAACGACTATCGGCCGTTCACCGGCAGCGTGGCAAAAGCGTTCGACGGGATCGCACGCGATCCGCTCACCCGCTGGTGCGACGATGTGAACACGGCGCCAAGGGAGACGTGCCCGGATATCCTGGGAGGGGCGCTGGAGGAGGCGCTCGCCGACCTCCGCCTCGCACAACGATCCGGCGATCCCGATGCCTGGCGCTGGGATCGGCAGAACGAGGTCTGGTTCCCCCACCTGCCGCTGCAGGCCTCCCCCGTGCTGCGCCCGTTCTTCAGCCGCCGCGTGCGTCGCGGCGGCGACGCCTTCACGGTCAACCCGTCGATGCCCGTGCGCGACCAGATGCTGGTCTCGTCGTACCGCCAGATCGTCGATCTGTCGAACCTGGACGCGTCCGTGTTCATCCTGCCCCTGGGGCAATCGGGACAGATCTTCAGCGGCCGCTACTCCGACCTGCTGAACGACTGGAACGAGGGTCGGTACCGTCCGCTGCGGTTCTCGCGGGCGGCGGTCGATGCGGCGGCGGAGCGGCGCCTGGTGCTCGAGCCGCACTAG
- the hutH gene encoding histidine ammonia-lyase — protein MAILLDGSSLTLEQIGDIADRRAEAGLAPAAAARVRAARAVVDRMAGGEAPVYGINTGFGSLADVRIAREALSALQVNLLRSHASGVGEPLPVRAVRAATLLRANVLAKGFSGSRVETVEALIALLNRRVHPRVPSRGSVGASGDLAPLAHLALVLIGEGEAIAEDGTVIGGADALRRAGLEPLSLQPKEGLALINGTQPSAAVLALAVADAERLARAADIIAAMAVDALRGSYHPFEARIHAPRPYAGQRAAAANLFALLQESGINKSHENCGTVQDAYSLRCAAQVHGAAREAIGFSRRIVEIEANAATDNPMVFAADSPGGEIVSGGNFHGAPVALAADTLAIGVVQLASISERRADRLMNASLSGLPAFLTRDGGLHSGYMMAQVAAAALVSEMKATAHPASVDTIPTSANREDHVSMSMFAALKAARAVELARQVLAIELLCAAQGLDLLAPLRTSPPLARAHAHVRTRVAPLAGDRPPAPDIARIADLIADGSLENACGVDVK, from the coding sequence ATGGCGATCCTCCTCGACGGCTCATCGCTCACCCTCGAACAGATCGGCGACATCGCGGACCGCCGGGCTGAAGCCGGCCTGGCGCCGGCGGCGGCCGCGCGCGTGCGCGCCGCACGCGCCGTCGTGGATCGGATGGCCGGCGGCGAAGCGCCGGTCTACGGCATCAACACCGGGTTCGGATCGCTGGCGGACGTCCGGATTGCGCGTGAGGCGCTGTCGGCGCTGCAGGTGAACCTGCTGCGGAGCCATGCGTCCGGCGTCGGCGAGCCGCTGCCGGTGCGCGCCGTGCGCGCCGCCACGCTGCTACGGGCCAACGTGCTCGCGAAGGGGTTCTCCGGCAGCCGCGTCGAAACGGTGGAGGCCCTGATCGCGCTGCTGAACCGCCGCGTTCACCCGCGCGTGCCCAGCCGCGGCTCTGTCGGCGCGAGCGGCGATCTCGCGCCGCTCGCGCACCTCGCGCTCGTGCTCATCGGCGAAGGCGAGGCGATCGCCGAGGACGGCACGGTGATCGGCGGTGCCGACGCGCTGCGCCGGGCCGGACTCGAGCCGCTGTCGCTCCAGCCGAAAGAAGGGCTGGCGCTCATCAACGGCACGCAGCCGTCGGCGGCCGTGCTCGCGCTGGCGGTCGCCGACGCCGAGCGGCTGGCGCGCGCCGCCGACATCATCGCCGCGATGGCGGTCGACGCGCTCCGCGGCTCGTACCATCCCTTCGAGGCGCGCATTCACGCACCGCGCCCGTACGCGGGACAGCGCGCGGCCGCCGCGAACCTGTTCGCGCTGCTGCAGGAGAGCGGCATCAACAAGTCGCACGAAAACTGCGGCACGGTGCAGGACGCCTATTCGCTCCGCTGCGCCGCGCAAGTGCACGGCGCCGCCCGCGAGGCCATCGGTTTCAGCCGCCGGATTGTCGAGATCGAAGCGAACGCCGCGACGGACAACCCGATGGTCTTCGCGGCGGATTCGCCCGGCGGGGAAATTGTCTCCGGCGGCAATTTCCATGGCGCGCCCGTGGCACTTGCCGCCGATACCCTCGCCATCGGCGTGGTCCAGCTTGCGTCGATCAGCGAGCGGCGCGCCGACCGGCTCATGAACGCCTCGTTGAGCGGCCTGCCGGCGTTTCTCACGCGCGACGGCGGGTTGCATTCCGGATACATGATGGCGCAGGTGGCCGCCGCGGCACTGGTCTCCGAAATGAAGGCGACGGCGCACCCGGCCAGCGTGGACACGATTCCGACGTCGGCGAACCGCGAGGACCACGTCAGCATGAGCATGTTCGCCGCGCTGAAAGCGGCGCGCGCCGTGGAGCTCGCGCGACAGGTGCTGGCGATCGAGCTGTTGTGCGCCGCACAGGGACTCGACCTGCTCGCGCCGCTGCGCACCTCGCCGCCGCTGGCGCGGGCGCACGCGCACGTCAGGACGAGGGTCGCACCGCTCGCAGGCGACCGTCCGCCCGCGCCCGACATCGCGCGGATCGCGGACCTGATCGCCGACGGCTCTCTGGAAAACGCGTGCGGAGTAGATGTCAAGTAA
- the rnc gene encoding ribonuclease III — translation MSEPVVIFRTASQIEANIVRGLLDANGIDAILLSHLTRSVFPLAISGEGELRIAVNPDQMEEALAVIASHREEVVAGRVVRIRDEFGGLEQRLGYRFRDHGLLEHALTHRSSVHEDVSGGVFDNESLEFLGDAVLGFAIADMLFREFPQHNEGQKSKMKAWLVSERSLAQLAVDLGLGEFLILGRGEEKSGGRRKQALVADSFEALIAAIYLDGGIEAAREFIARRFRPLIDEAKVTSDEASYTADYKSALQERLQSEERGLPDYRLAGETGPAHRKRFEVEVWVGGAPMARAEGRSKKRAEQEAARLALEVLNRSPGGESGQT, via the coding sequence GTGAGCGAGCCGGTCGTCATCTTTCGCACCGCGTCCCAGATCGAGGCCAACATCGTCAGGGGCCTGCTCGACGCGAACGGCATCGACGCGATCCTGCTGTCGCACCTGACGCGGTCGGTGTTTCCGCTCGCGATCAGCGGCGAAGGCGAGCTGCGGATCGCGGTCAATCCCGATCAGATGGAGGAGGCGCTGGCGGTCATCGCCAGCCATCGCGAGGAGGTCGTCGCCGGGCGCGTGGTGCGGATCCGCGACGAGTTCGGGGGCCTGGAGCAGCGGCTCGGCTACCGGTTCCGGGATCACGGGCTGCTCGAGCACGCGCTCACGCACCGCTCGTCGGTCCACGAGGATGTCAGCGGCGGCGTGTTCGACAACGAGTCGCTCGAGTTTCTCGGCGACGCGGTGCTCGGCTTTGCGATCGCCGACATGCTGTTCCGCGAGTTTCCCCAGCACAACGAGGGGCAGAAGTCGAAGATGAAAGCCTGGCTGGTGTCGGAGCGGTCGCTCGCCCAGCTGGCCGTGGACCTCGGGCTGGGGGAGTTCCTCATTTTGGGCCGCGGCGAGGAGAAGAGCGGCGGGCGGCGCAAACAGGCGCTGGTCGCCGACAGCTTCGAGGCGCTCATTGCCGCGATCTACCTCGATGGCGGCATCGAGGCGGCGCGCGAGTTCATCGCGCGCCGCTTTCGCCCGCTCATCGACGAGGCCAAGGTGACGAGCGACGAGGCCTCGTACACGGCCGACTACAAGTCCGCGCTGCAGGAGCGGCTGCAGTCCGAGGAGCGCGGGCTGCCGGATTACCGGCTTGCCGGCGAGACCGGCCCTGCCCACCGCAAGCGCTTCGAAGTGGAGGTCTGGGTGGGCGGCGCGCCGATGGCGCGCGCCGAGGGGCGCTCGAAAAAGCGCGCGGAGCAGGAGGCCGCCCGCCTCGCGCTCGAGGTGCTGAATCGCTCGCCGGGCGGGGAGAGCGGCCAGACCTAA
- a CDS encoding HAD family hydrolase has product MRAFLFDLDDTLFDHRHSTRVALGVIQRHLPALAALPLDVLEERHGVVLESVHQQVLAGALSVDDARIARFRRLVETHGGTPRAGEIEQAARAYRAAYREARRPVPGAVALLKTLRPHGAIGVVSNNILSEQQDKIAACGMREHIDVLLVSEEAGCAKPDPAIFRMALEKLGAAPEETIMIGAAGIRSVWFNPLKRPCPDQSVIAGQIGCWEPPDAVVERLLRC; this is encoded by the coding sequence ATGCGGGCCTTTTTGTTCGATCTGGACGACACGTTGTTCGATCACCGCCACAGCACGCGCGTCGCGCTCGGCGTGATTCAGCGGCACCTGCCCGCCCTGGCGGCGCTTCCCCTGGACGTGCTCGAAGAGCGGCACGGCGTCGTCCTCGAGTCCGTTCATCAACAGGTGCTCGCCGGCGCCCTGAGCGTGGACGATGCCCGCATCGCGCGATTCAGGCGGCTCGTGGAAACGCACGGCGGAACACCGCGCGCCGGCGAGATCGAACAGGCGGCGCGCGCGTATCGCGCCGCGTACCGCGAAGCGCGCCGCCCGGTCCCGGGCGCCGTGGCGCTGCTGAAGACGCTTCGCCCTCACGGCGCGATTGGCGTCGTCAGCAACAACATCCTGAGCGAGCAGCAGGACAAGATTGCCGCGTGCGGCATGCGCGAGCACATCGACGTGCTGCTGGTGTCGGAAGAAGCCGGCTGCGCCAAACCTGACCCCGCGATCTTCCGGATGGCGCTCGAGAAGCTGGGTGCCGCACCGGAAGAGACGATCATGATCGGGGCAGCGGGCATCCGGTCAGTCTGGTTCAATCCCCTGAAGCGTCCCTGCCCGGATCAATCCGTCATCGCCGGCCAGATTGGTTGCTGGGAGCCACCTGACGCGGTCGTGGAGCGGTTGCTGCGCTGCTGA